The genomic segment CTCTCGCACCACATGAAGACCCTTCGCCAGGCCGGACTCGTCAAAGGGCACAAGGAGGGGAAGTGGATGCACTACACGCTTGACGGCGAGCGCTTCGCGATGCTGACCGACGCGATCGGCGAGCTCACGGGAAAAGAAAAATGATGTGCATATGCTCATTGACAAAGTGGGCATATGCACATTAAGATATATCCAGACTTTTGAAGGGGGAAAACGCCATGGCCGGGAGCACAAAATGCCGCCGTGTATGCGGCCGTCCCGCGGCTCTGCGCTTTATGCCGGACGCCCGCGCGGCGGAGATTCTCGACCTCTCGCTTGAGGAGCTCGAGAGCCTTCGCCTCTGCGACCTCGAGGGGCTCGACCAGGAGACGGCGGCCCGCCGTATGGAGGTATCGCGCGGCACTTTGCAGCGTATCATATATTCCGCGCACGCCAAGGTGGCCGAGGCTCTCTGCACGGGCAAGGGCATCTTTATCAACGGCGGCAACTATGAGATCGCCGGCGAATGGTGCGGCGGAATGGCCAGATGCAGGCGCTGCCCCTTTATCATCGAGAGCGACAGGGCTTTCAGGGAAAGGATGGAGAGGATCATGAAGAACGGAATAATCGCGGTAACGGCGGAAGAGAACGGTGAAATATTTCAGCACTTCGGACATACGCGCTGGTTTGCGCTCTATGAGATAAAGGAGGGCGCGGTGGCTTCGCACTGGCTGATCGACGCGGAGGGCAGCGGCCACTCGGCGCTCGGCGGTTTCCTGAAGGAGAACGGCGTGGACCTTCTCATCTGCGGCGGTATCGGCGGCGGGGCGAAGAATGTTCTCGCGGCGGCGGGCATCGAGCTGGTCTCCGGCGTCAGCGGTTCCATCGACGAGGCGGTGAAGGCTTTCCTCTCGGGAAGGCTGAAGGACGACCCGGCGGCGGAGTGCGACCACCATCACCATGGCGAGATTGAGGGCAGCTGTCACGGCTGCGGCCACGGAGAGGCGCACGGCTGCCATTAAGTTTCAATAACGCATAATAAATTATTAAAAGAGCGGCGGCCCGCGCGGAAATCACACGGCCGCCGCTCTTTTTTCTAAATGTGGGGTTGGCGCCCAGGGCAACCGTATCAAGGAGAATCAGGGAGAAGGTAAACGGTGATTTAGCTTCTGTCCTTGTAGCCTCCCTCTCTGAGGGAGGTGGCGGCCGCCTGCTTTTGGCGGCTGACGGAAGGAGTGTTGCTCAGTTTGGCGCAGTTCCCGCGCCAAACTGAGTCCGCGGCGAAAGCTGCGGGAGAATCTAAGGTCAACTCTCCCTCAGTCTCGGCGAAAAACATCGCCGAGCCAGCTCCCTCTGGGAGGGCGCCTTTAAGGGCAAAGTCAAAGGCTAAACCGCAATTTACAGTTTTTCCTATCCGGTGGAAATTGACGTTTATCGCCTCTGAGCATTATTGACGCGTTTGCACTAGGCTAATACCTCATTATCTTGACTGGAAGTATTAACTGTAGGAGCGCCGCCGTCCGCGCGGCCATAGCTTCGTCTGTTCTCTCTTTTTGTCTTTTGACTAGGATAGCTTCTCTTTTTTTGTTAATGACGCGGCGGAGGACCAGACGATTCTGTTTCTGCCGCCCTCTTTTGCCCTGTACAGGGCCTCGTCGGCGCGCAGGATGAGCTCTCTCACCGTTATTTGCTCGTCCGGCTCCTTATGGTGGAGGCCGATGCTGACGGTGATGTGTTTTTCTTCCCCCGCCGCCGGCGCGCAGCGCAGCGATTCGACGTCCCGGCGGATTTTCTCCGCCGTCAGGTTTGCCTCCAGAGCCTCTTTGCCGTAGAGGAAGGCGATGAATTCTTCGCCGCCGTAGCGCACGAGATCCGCGCAGCGCCCGCACAGCTCGCCGCGAAGGTATTCGGAGATATCTATCAGCAATCTGTCTCCCGCGAGGTGTCCGTTACAGTCGTTGTAGAGTTTGAAGTGGTCGATGTCGATCATCAGGCAGGCTGCCCGCTCTCTTTTGGGGAAACGCTCGCAGATGACTTTTCGCAGGTAGCGGCGGTTGTGAAGCTGCGTCAGCGAGTCGGTCATCACCTCGCGGCTGAGAGTTTTGTTGGCCCGCTCCAGCTCTTTATACTGCCTCTCGATAACTATTTCGTCGCGTTTTATCCGCAGCTGGCTCTTATAGAAATAGTTTGCTAGCATAAAGGCGATGATGGCGACGAAGAGGCTGTTGGTGAAGTTGTTGAAGGTTTGGTTCAGCCCGTTCGGCCAGGGGAAATATGGCAGCAGCGCGTTTAGCAGGATAAAGTTCCCGCCGTAGAGCAGGAGGCTCTTCCAGGGCTGCATCAGGGAGATGGCGGCGCTGATGATGGCGACGTAGGTGTAGACGGAGAGGCCGTTGCCGCCGAGCTGGTCGTTCAGGGTGAGCGCGGTGCTCCAGAGGCAGAGCAGCGCGATGTAGATATGCTCCGTGATGAAATAACGCCGGTAGTTTTTCGGGTCATTATGAAAGAAGCGGTCCTGTATTAGGGTCACGGCACAGGTAACGGCGATGAGCAACAGATAGAGGATGAAATACGCCGTCCGCCGCGGTTTGAGAAAAGGCCCGCCGTCCTTGGAGGAGATGAGAAAGAGCATGAATACCTCAAAGGCGATGATCAGCAGGTGGAGGACGAGCTGCGGCCGCCTCACGCTTTCATAGAGACGGAGAAATATTTCGTCTTTGTCCCCGTCGTCCTGCTGAAAACCCAGAAAATGTTTCAGGAGTGAAATCATCCTTCGGCCATTCCTCCCATATATGCACCCGCGTGGCGGTCAGCCACCGGATACCCAGGCTGATGCATTGATCGCTCCTCATTATATAGTAAAAATGAGCCGGGATATAGTGGTGGGAAACGTTATCAGGGCAAACGCATCAAGAAAAATCAGAAAGAATGTAAATGGCGATTTATCTTCGACGGGGTAAACGATAAACAGCGGTTTTCCTCTGTTTTGTCATTCCTGGCCTGACCCGGAATCCAGCGGCCCAAAAGTCCCCGGGTACCGGCTCGGGGGCCGGTGTGACAAAACAACGGCAAAACCGCAATCTATCCTTTTAGTTTACCGGGAGGGAAAATGAGCCGCCTTTACCGCCGCGGCTCCGGCGTCTTAAGCCTTTTTGGATACCCAGCGGTCATAGAGCATGGCCTTTTCCAGCGCCATGCCGCACTCGTCGAGCATCACGCGGATCATATTTTTCTCAAAGGCGGAGAGCGGCGGCAGCGACCGCGCGGCGACGGCGGCGACGGCGAGGACGCTGCCGCCTCCGTCGCCGCGCACGGCCATGTATAGGCATTTCGCGCCGGGCAGCGTGTCGGTGGTCGCGCCGGCGCGGTGGTTATTTGTGCGCACCCATTCGGCGACGCCCATCTCCTCCTCGCTTTGATAAATTTTCTCCGCCTCGGGCAGCTCCGCCGGGGATATCAGCGAAAGGGTTCCCCGCGGCGTCTCCCCGTAGATGAATACCGGCCTGTCGAGCAGCTTGCGCAGCTGTTTTTCCGTGACCTCCGCCGTGGCCGCGAAGCCCTCGGATTTGTTGAGCAGCTGGCTTGTCTCCAGCAGGACCTCCGTCATATAGGCGTTGCCGGAGGCGAGCTCCGCCTGCCTTTTGATGCGGGTCGTGAGGGAGCTGGTGAGCAGGCTCGCGCAGAGCATGACGGCGAGGATGGCGGGATAGGCGGGGTCGTACATCGTGAAGGAGTAGAGCGGTTCGATAAAGAGGAAGTTGAAGGCCGCGACGCTCGCGAAGGAGAGCGCGACGCCGTAGACATGCCCGTGCGTCCAGATGGAGGTAAAGAGCACCGCGAGCATATAAAAGGCGATCGTGTTGATGTTCTGGAAGCCCGCGCGGAAGAAGGCGAGGGAGAGCAGCGTCGCCGCGGCGAAGATCAGCGCCGCGCGTACCGTGTCACGCCAGGAGAGCTCGACGCCGCGCGCGCCGTAACGTTTTTTCGCGCGATACGGCGGCTGCCGGTCGGGGATTATGTAGACGTCAAGCTCGGGGGCGGTCTCCGTAAGGTGGTCGATGAGGCTCTTTTTTCTTCCGAAGAGGCCGTTTTTATGGTTGGTGCGTCCCAGCACCACCTTTGTCGCGCCGCTTTGCTTGGCGTACTGCGCGATCTGTTCTGAGATATCGTCGCCGTAGGCGGTCACGATCTGCGCGCCCAGGTCCTCCGCGAGCTTTATGTTCATCTGAAGCCGGCGGCCGTTATCCCCGCCGCCGGGTCTGCCGCCGCCGGTCTCCACGTAGAGCGCCGTGAAGCGGCTGTGAAAGGCCTCCGCGAGGCGCGCCGCCGTGCGGATGACCTTGGCGTTGGAGGGCGCGGCGGAGACGCAGGTGATAACATGTTCGCCGGCGTTGACGGCGCCTCCCTCGGCCATCGCCGCGCGGTTCTGTTTGTCGGCGGTGCGGCGCAGCGCGATTTCGCGCAGGGCGCCGAGGTTTTTCTTGGTGAAGAAGCTGCCGAGCGCCTTTTTCGCCCGTTCATTTTTATAGACCT from the Cloacibacillus sp. genome contains:
- a CDS encoding metalloregulator ArsR/SmtB family transcription factor — protein: MIDYEELSEMLKALSDPNRLMIVEMLSGGELCACKLLERFRITQPTLSHHMKTLRQAGLVKGHKEGKWMHYTLDGERFAMLTDAIGELTGKEK
- a CDS encoding NifB/NifX family molybdenum-iron cluster-binding protein, yielding MAGSTKCRRVCGRPAALRFMPDARAAEILDLSLEELESLRLCDLEGLDQETAARRMEVSRGTLQRIIYSAHAKVAEALCTGKGIFINGGNYEIAGEWCGGMARCRRCPFIIESDRAFRERMERIMKNGIIAVTAEENGEIFQHFGHTRWFALYEIKEGAVASHWLIDAEGSGHSALGGFLKENGVDLLICGGIGGGAKNVLAAAGIELVSGVSGSIDEAVKAFLSGRLKDDPAAECDHHHHGEIEGSCHGCGHGEAHGCH
- a CDS encoding GGDEF domain-containing protein, encoding MISLLKHFLGFQQDDGDKDEIFLRLYESVRRPQLVLHLLIIAFEVFMLFLISSKDGGPFLKPRRTAYFILYLLLIAVTCAVTLIQDRFFHNDPKNYRRYFITEHIYIALLCLWSTALTLNDQLGGNGLSVYTYVAIISAAISLMQPWKSLLLYGGNFILLNALLPYFPWPNGLNQTFNNFTNSLFVAIIAFMLANYFYKSQLRIKRDEIVIERQYKELERANKTLSREVMTDSLTQLHNRRYLRKVICERFPKRERAACLMIDIDHFKLYNDCNGHLAGDRLLIDISEYLRGELCGRCADLVRYGGEEFIAFLYGKEALEANLTAEKIRRDVESLRCAPAAGEEKHITVSIGLHHKEPDEQITVRELILRADEALYRAKEGGRNRIVWSSAASLTKKEKLS
- a CDS encoding DUF4118 domain-containing protein, which codes for MKEMRRPTPEELLSQLKSQPDKGEGTLKIFFGYAAGVGKTYAMLEAARRAKKQGVDVVVGYVEPHTRPETMKLLAGLEVLPTRSVEYKGMKLSEFDLDGALARHPQLILVDELAHTNAAGSRHVKRYQDIKELLRYGIDVYTTVNVQHIESLNDIVASITGVTVAERVPDDVFDRAELIEVIDIEPDDLIERIESGKVYKNERAKKALGSFFTKKNLGALREIALRRTADKQNRAAMAEGGAVNAGEHVITCVSAAPSNAKVIRTAARLAEAFHSRFTALYVETGGGRPGGGDNGRRLQMNIKLAEDLGAQIVTAYGDDISEQIAQYAKQSGATKVVLGRTNHKNGLFGRKKSLIDHLTETAPELDVYIIPDRQPPYRAKKRYGARGVELSWRDTVRAALIFAAATLLSLAFFRAGFQNINTIAFYMLAVLFTSIWTHGHVYGVALSFASVAAFNFLFIEPLYSFTMYDPAYPAILAVMLCASLLTSSLTTRIKRQAELASGNAYMTEVLLETSQLLNKSEGFAATAEVTEKQLRKLLDRPVFIYGETPRGTLSLISPAELPEAEKIYQSEEEMGVAEWVRTNNHRAGATTDTLPGAKCLYMAVRGDGGGSVLAVAAVAARSLPPLSAFEKNMIRVMLDECGMALEKAMLYDRWVSKKA